In one window of Deinococcus sp. KSM4-11 DNA:
- a CDS encoding DUF488 family protein codes for MTAPTLHTIGYEDTPLDAFLSTLTASGISVVVDTRERAQSRRRGYSKTALGNALHEQGIAYRHLRALGTPPAVRKAYKLDKDFAALKAAYTLHLATQGDALDELGSLAAREHVALLCYERHADECHRSLIARRLQELGLVGEVVDLLPG; via the coding sequence ATGACCGCGCCCACGCTTCACACCATCGGCTACGAGGACACGCCCCTCGACGCCTTCCTGAGCACCCTGACGGCCAGCGGGATCTCCGTGGTCGTGGACACCCGCGAACGCGCCCAGAGCCGCCGCCGGGGCTACAGCAAGACCGCGCTGGGCAACGCACTGCACGAGCAGGGCATCGCGTACCGGCACCTGCGCGCCCTGGGCACGCCGCCTGCCGTGAGGAAGGCGTACAAGCTGGACAAGGACTTCGCCGCCCTGAAGGCCGCATACACCCTGCACCTCGCCACGCAGGGAGACGCGCTGGACGAACTGGGTTCACTCGCCGCCCGTGAGCACGTGGCCCTGCTGTGCTACGAGCGCCACGCGGACGAATGCCACCGCTCACTGATCGCCCGGCGATTACAGGAACTGGGACTGGTGGGCGAGGTCGTGGATCTGCTGCCCGGGTGA
- a CDS encoding DinB family protein — translation MNVSEYYAYLSAAREHLWNFLRALPQADLDRDLIESGDRFHTIKDLVLHVTDVEDHWVHSVARGDGVNREGRFAHDWVKPDAAQYDLSWIIEYGREVNERTRAFLASGPDMNRSVKLVQDDPASDTVTLDQLMWHVMTHEVRHTAQITLMIRQLGHTPPWLDYMRFARPHVTAAQSGGVDGLGLDDDGDDL, via the coding sequence ATGAACGTCAGCGAGTACTACGCCTACCTATCCGCCGCACGGGAGCACCTGTGGAACTTTCTGCGGGCGCTTCCGCAGGCGGACCTCGACCGTGACCTGATCGAGTCCGGCGACCGGTTCCATACCATCAAGGATCTGGTGCTGCACGTCACGGATGTCGAGGATCACTGGGTGCACTCGGTGGCGCGGGGCGACGGCGTGAATCGCGAGGGCCGTTTCGCGCACGACTGGGTGAAGCCCGACGCGGCGCAGTACGACCTGTCGTGGATCATCGAGTACGGCCGCGAGGTGAATGAACGCACCCGCGCCTTCCTGGCCTCCGGCCCGGACATGAACCGCAGCGTGAAACTCGTTCAGGACGACCCTGCGAGCGACACGGTCACGCTCGACCAGCTGATGTGGCACGTGATGACGCACGAGGTGCGCCACACCGCGCAGATCACCCTGATGATCCGGCAGCTGGGCCACACACCCCCCTGGCTGGACTACATGCGGTTTGCCCGCCCGCACGTCACCGCCGCGCAGAGTGGCGGCGTGGACGGCCTGGGACTCGACGACGACGGCGACGACCTGTAA
- the rocF gene encoding arginase, with protein sequence MNVSILGIPMDLGAGRRGVDMGASALRNAQLARTLRDLGHHVDDLGDVPVPIPETLDKHASGGLVFLEPILDTCRRAAERVAALPPDVFPLTLGGDHSVSMGTVAGNARRLAAHRMGAPGQDAQGTRLGVIWVDAHTDYNTPESSPSGNIHGMPVAHLTGLGDPGLVALGGGWTLRPEDITMIGIRSVDIRERDAMREAGIRAYTMKDVDQLGITRIIEQTLEQLSGAAGIHVSFDADALDPGVCPGVGTPVPGGLTYREGHLLMELLCESGRVTSMDIVEVNPILDTHNQTAEVMVGMAASLLGQRIM encoded by the coding sequence ATGAACGTTTCCATTCTGGGCATTCCCATGGATCTGGGCGCGGGCCGACGCGGCGTGGACATGGGCGCCTCCGCCCTGCGCAACGCCCAGCTGGCCCGCACGCTGCGCGACCTGGGGCATCACGTGGACGACCTGGGCGATGTGCCCGTGCCCATTCCCGAGACGCTCGACAAGCACGCGAGCGGCGGCCTGGTCTTCCTGGAACCCATCCTGGACACGTGCCGACGCGCCGCCGAGCGCGTGGCCGCCCTGCCGCCGGACGTGTTCCCGCTGACGCTGGGCGGCGACCATTCAGTCAGCATGGGCACCGTGGCCGGCAACGCCCGCCGCCTGGCGGCCCACCGAATGGGCGCCCCGGGACAGGACGCTCAGGGAACCCGTCTGGGCGTGATCTGGGTGGATGCCCACACGGACTACAACACCCCGGAGAGCAGTCCCAGCGGGAACATCCACGGCATGCCCGTCGCGCACCTGACCGGGCTGGGCGATCCGGGTCTGGTGGCGCTCGGCGGCGGCTGGACGCTCCGGCCGGAGGACATCACCATGATCGGGATCCGTTCCGTGGACATCCGCGAACGCGACGCCATGCGCGAGGCGGGCATCCGCGCTTACACCATGAAGGACGTGGATCAACTCGGCATTACGCGGATCATCGAGCAGACACTCGAGCAGTTGAGCGGCGCGGCCGGCATTCACGTGTCCTTCGACGCGGACGCCCTCGACCCCGGCGTGTGCCCCGGCGTGGGAACCCCCGTGCCCGGCGGCCTGACCTACCGCGAGGGCCACCTGCTGATGGAGCTGCTGTGCGAGTCCGGCCGGGTGACGTCCATGGATATCGTGGAGGTCAATCCCATCCTGGACACGCACAACCAGACGGCGGAAGTCATGGTGGGCATGGCCGCCAGCCTGCTCGGCCAGCGGATCATGTAA
- a CDS encoding GNAT family N-acetyltransferase — MIATPLALHHAPMLHSLYTATPGYFALLGSRVPTLGDVEREIEIALLDPRRALRLLHDDHGDLVGSLDCKNDYPQRGDVTINLLLIREDRQSQRLGEQAVRYLERHVPAGTTRILASVLGENPRGARFWERLGYTFTLDARPAMTWYAKPVNIRPHHGGEPHLGVASD; from the coding sequence TTGATCGCCACTCCCTTGGCGCTGCACCACGCGCCGATGCTGCACTCGCTGTACACCGCCACACCCGGCTACTTTGCCCTGCTGGGCAGCCGCGTGCCCACCCTGGGCGACGTAGAACGCGAGATCGAAATTGCCCTGCTCGACCCCCGGCGCGCCCTGCGCCTCCTGCACGACGACCACGGCGATCTCGTCGGCAGTCTCGACTGCAAGAACGATTACCCGCAGCGCGGCGACGTGACCATCAACCTGCTGCTCATCCGCGAGGACCGGCAGTCCCAGCGCCTGGGCGAGCAGGCGGTGCGGTACCTGGAACGCCACGTGCCCGCCGGTACCACCCGGATCTTGGCCAGCGTGCTGGGAGAGAACCCGCGCGGCGCCCGCTTCTGGGAACGGCTCGGGTACACCTTCACGCTCGACGCGCGCCCCGCCATGACGTGGTACGCCAAACCCGTAAACATCCGTCCGCACCACGGCGGCGAACCACACCTGGGCGTCGCCAGCGACTGA
- a CDS encoding tRNA-dihydrouridine synthase, which translates to MTGGFYSSRLARRGAVLAPMAGYSDAPMRQLATEHGALWTVSEMISARGLMGGGDTEKLNLGRPYPGEQGRVVQLFGADPDVLAGAVARAEAWFAPAAIDLNMGCPVPKIRGKGGACLLQTPEVAYTLIQAMRGATGLDVSAKIRLGWDHDRSVEVAQGLAAAGAALITVHGRTSAQRYTGQADWDAIARVAAAVDVPVVGSGDITSAEIARERQRCGVAAVMIGRGAVGNPWIFTALATGEEVWPDVTTRARTALRHAELQTTFYDDDSGRLTLRPLRKVLPAYLPDVPEVRDALVQVVTVDDVRSVLSAVLDTPVTSTRTGTPESTGGPVAGYAVQHR; encoded by the coding sequence ATGACCGGCGGCTTCTACTCCTCCAGACTCGCGCGGCGTGGCGCGGTGCTCGCCCCGATGGCCGGGTACAGCGACGCACCCATGCGGCAGCTCGCCACGGAGCACGGCGCGCTGTGGACGGTCTCCGAGATGATCAGCGCGCGCGGCCTGATGGGCGGCGGCGACACCGAGAAGCTGAACCTGGGTCGACCGTACCCCGGCGAGCAGGGCCGCGTGGTGCAACTTTTCGGCGCGGACCCGGACGTGCTCGCGGGAGCGGTGGCGCGCGCCGAGGCGTGGTTTGCCCCGGCGGCCATCGACCTGAACATGGGCTGCCCCGTTCCGAAGATCAGGGGCAAGGGCGGCGCGTGCCTGCTCCAGACGCCGGAGGTGGCGTACACCCTGATCCAGGCCATGCGCGGGGCGACAGGCCTGGACGTGAGCGCGAAGATCCGCCTGGGCTGGGATCACGACCGCAGCGTGGAAGTCGCGCAGGGTCTCGCGGCGGCGGGCGCAGCGTTGATCACCGTGCATGGCCGCACCAGCGCGCAGCGGTATACCGGGCAGGCCGACTGGGACGCCATCGCCCGCGTGGCGGCGGCCGTGGACGTCCCGGTGGTCGGCAGTGGCGACATCACCAGTGCAGAGATCGCCCGGGAGCGCCAGCGCTGTGGGGTGGCTGCCGTCATGATCGGGCGGGGCGCGGTGGGCAATCCGTGGATCTTCACGGCACTCGCCACGGGCGAGGAGGTGTGGCCGGACGTCACCACGCGCGCCCGCACGGCCCTGCGCCACGCGGAACTTCAGACGACCTTCTACGACGACGATTCCGGTCGCCTGACCCTGCGCCCCCTGCGCAAGGTGCTGCCCGCCTACCTGCCGGATGTGCCCGAGGTGCGGGACGCGCTGGTGCAGGTCGTGACCGTGGACGACGTGCGCTCCGTGCTGAGCGCCGTGCTGGACACCCCCGTCACCTCAACGCGAACCGGAACACCTGAGAGCACCGGTGGGCCTGTGGCGGGGTATGCTGTACAGCACAGATGA
- a CDS encoding GNAT family N-acetyltransferase, translating into MAILITPRTLLLPLTRRMIQQRLERSSFDLDCAGPDGPLRVHFPAEWPGDPLHFFPAILARLHPRQEDVQPDTSFTVVTRAHPQAIGQLGTTGHTNAAGDLEIGYGMNPAVWGHGYATEAVGALVTHLHTLPGVRRVTADTAVTNRASERVLEKVGFERTGISWSRDDGDLTTWAHPPKPSA; encoded by the coding sequence GTGGCGATCCTGATCACCCCGCGTACGCTGCTGCTGCCCCTGACCCGCCGCATGATCCAGCAGCGGCTGGAACGCTCCTCCTTCGATCTGGACTGCGCTGGCCCCGACGGCCCGCTGCGCGTACACTTCCCGGCCGAGTGGCCCGGCGATCCCCTGCACTTCTTCCCGGCCATCCTGGCCCGGCTGCACCCCCGGCAGGAAGACGTGCAGCCGGACACCTCCTTCACCGTCGTGACGCGCGCCCACCCCCAGGCCATCGGGCAACTGGGCACCACCGGCCACACGAATGCAGCGGGCGACCTGGAGATCGGCTACGGCATGAACCCCGCCGTGTGGGGCCACGGCTACGCGACCGAGGCGGTCGGTGCCCTGGTCACGCACCTGCATACCCTCCCCGGCGTCCGTCGCGTGACGGCGGACACGGCCGTGACCAACCGCGCCAGCGAGCGCGTGCTGGAGAAGGTGGGCTTCGAACGCACCGGGATCAGCTGGAGTCGGGACGACGGCGACCTGACCACCTGGGCGCACCCGCCGAAACCGTCAGCATGA
- a CDS encoding metallophosphoesterase translates to MVHPFVYRESFPNGVPDVDLVLAAGDLPGSYLEFVASKLTVPVVYVHGNHANELVVNEDDHRVPPRGVIAAHRRVVEEAGLRIAGWGGAPRYRQGGTGQYSPAEARWGLGLLSLRARHGVDVFLTHAPPLGPHAGPDFAHRGDPEITRFMARRQPSVLVHGHIHEYDGKKLEYVDEQLGIRVLNAYGYRIVDL, encoded by the coding sequence ATGGTGCATCCCTTCGTGTACCGCGAGAGTTTCCCGAACGGCGTGCCGGACGTGGATCTGGTGCTGGCTGCCGGGGACCTGCCCGGCTCGTACCTGGAGTTTGTGGCGAGCAAACTGACCGTGCCGGTCGTGTACGTGCACGGGAACCACGCCAATGAGCTGGTGGTGAACGAGGATGATCACCGCGTGCCGCCCCGGGGGGTGATCGCCGCGCACCGCCGCGTGGTCGAGGAAGCTGGCCTGCGGATCGCCGGGTGGGGCGGCGCGCCCCGCTACCGGCAGGGCGGTACCGGCCAGTATTCGCCCGCCGAGGCGAGGTGGGGGCTGGGCCTGCTGTCCCTGAGGGCGCGCCATGGCGTGGACGTATTTCTCACGCACGCGCCGCCGCTCGGCCCACACGCCGGGCCGGATTTCGCTCACCGGGGGGATCCGGAGATCACGCGCTTCATGGCGCGGCGCCAGCCCAGCGTGCTCGTGCACGGCCACATCCACGAGTACGACGGCAAGAAACTGGAGTACGTGGACGAACAGCTGGGCATCCGGGTGCTGAACGCTTACGGCTACCGCATCGTCGATCTGTGA